GTGGACCTCGACGACGAGGTCGCCCCGGGCATGCGCATCATCCAGCTGACCCCGCCCGGCTCGCGCTGTTCCATCGCGATGCTCCACGGGATGCCCGCGGCCCCCGGGATGAAGGAGATGGCGCCGGGCACGCTGCAGGGCCTCCAGGTCTGTGTCACCGACATCGAGGCGGCCCGTGCGGAACTGGTGGACCGAGGTGTCGACGTCTCCCCCGTCCGCCACGTCGGCGCCACCGGCTGGGAGGACGGCAAGGGCGAGACCTGGAACTCGTTCATGTCCTTCGAGGACCCGGACGGCAACGGCTGGGTGGTCCAGGAAGCCCCGTCGGAGCTGTCGGAACGCTGAGGGAGCGGGCGCGGCGAGCCCGGCCGTGTCCGCCCGGTGGAATCATGCGGCGCCGCGCCCCGCGGCGCGGCATGATCCCGGCATGCTGATCACCCATGAAGGCTGCTCGCCGACGGTCCATCCCACCGCCTATGTCGCCCCGACCGCGACCCTGTGCGGGGACGTGCGCGTCGGGGCGGGATGCCGGGTGCTGTTCGGGGCCGTACTCACCTCCGAGGGCGGGCCGGTGGAGGTGGGCGACGGCAGCATCGTGATGGAGAACGCCGTCCTGCGCGGCACCCGGCGCGATCCGCTGATCCTGGGACGGCAGGTCCTGGTGGGTCCCACCTCCTGTCTGACGGGCTGCCGGGTCGAGGACGAGGTCTTCCTCGCCACCGGCAGCCGCGTCTTCAACGGAGCCCGTATCGGGACCCGCTCCGAGGTGCGGATCAACGGCATCGTGCACCTGCGCACCGTGCTGCCCGCCGACTCGACGGTGCCGATCGGCTGGGTCGCCGTCGGCGACCCCGCACGCATCCTCCCGCCCGACGACCACGCCACGATCTGGGCGGTGCAGAAGGAACTGGACTTCCCCGGCTACGTGTTCGGGCTGGACCGCCCGGCCGACGGCGAGAGCCTGATGCCGGCCGTCTCCGAGCGCTTCGGGCGGGCCCTCGGCCGTCACCGCGACGACCAGGAGATCTGAACCCCGGCGACCCGCCCGGCTCTCCGCTCCGAGGACGCGTTCACATCATCCTCGTGCGGGCCCGCCGGCGACCCGGGGCAGGCCCGTCACGGCCATCACGAGCGAGTACAACGAGGTGGTCGCCGTGATGAAGAGCCGGTTGTTCTTCGGCCCGCCGAAGGCGATGTTGGAGACCGGCTCGGGCACGTGCAGCCGGCCGATGAGGGTGCCGTCCGGGTCGTAACAGTGCACGCCGTCGTCGAACGCGGCAGCCCACAGCCGTCCCTCGTCGTCCATGCGGATGTTGTCGAACCCGCCGTCGGTACGCTCGGCGAACACCTTCCCGTCGGAGAGCGTGCCGCCCTCAGGCACGTCGAAGACGCGGATCTGACGCGCACGCGTGTCGGCGACGTACAACTGCCGTTCGTCCGCGGAGAAGACCAGGCCGTTCGGCCCACCGAAGCCGTCCGCGACCCGGCGGACCTCGGCGGTCACCGGATCGATCCGGTAGACGTCGCAGCTGCCGAGCTCGCTCTCGGCCCGATATCCCTCGTAGTCGCTGGTGATCCCGAAGTCGGGGTCCGTGAACCAGACCGAGCCGTCGGAGCGTACGACGGAGTCGTTCGGGCTGTTGAGGCGCTTGCCCTCGAAGCGGTCGGCGAGCACGGTCACACGGCCGTCGTGCTCGGTGCGGGTGACGCGGCGGTTCCCCTGCTCACAGCTCACCAACCGGCCTTCGCGGTCCAGCGTGTTGCCGTTGATGTGCCCGGCCGGTGAGCGGAAGACGCCGATCGCGCCCGTCGCCTCGTCCCAGCGCAGGAGACGGTCGTTGGGGATGTCGCTCCAGATCAACTGCCGCCAGGCGGGCAGATAGAGCGGGCCCTCGGCCCAGCGGCAGTCGGCGTGGAGGCGCTCCAGCCGGACGTCCCCGTTGGTGCACCTGCCGGTACGGAAACGCTCGTCCAGGACCTCGTACAGATTGTTGACCATCTCGCCGGACACAGTCCACCCCTCACCCGCTGGAACCGAATGCCGTTCAGTACAACCTCAATATGCCAGAACCAGATATGGTGTGGCCATGGGGATGGTGAACGGAATCGTGGACGAGACCGACCGCGCGCTGATCGCGGAGCTCCAGCGCGACGCCACGCAGGCGTACGCGGCGCTCGGCGCGGCGGTCGGCCTCTCGGCGGGCGCGGCTCACGAGCGCGTACGCAAACTGCGGGAGCGCGGCGTCATCCGCCGGACGACGGTGGAGGTCGAACCGGCCGCACTCGGGCAGGGCGTCCTCGCTTTCGTGATGGTCGACTCGTCGGCCTGGATGGGTGATTCGGCCGCGGCCTTCGCCGCCATCCCCGAGATCCAGGAGGCGCACGTCATCGCCGGCGCGGCCTCGGTCCTGGTGAAGGTGCGCACGGGCACGACCGAGCAGTTGCAGCAGGTCCTGCGCCGGCTGTACGCCATCGAGGGCGTGAGCGGGACACAGGCGACCGTCGCGTTGGAGACCTTCTTCGAACGGCCGGTCTCCGCCGGCTGACGCCCCGGGGTGAGGGGTGCACGGGCCCCGCACAGCCGCTGCGCATACCCTGCGGCCGTGGAACAGGCCGAAGAGAACATGGGCAGCGCCGTCAGCACTCAACTGCGGCGGCTCGTCCAGGACATGGGTATCGACGCGACGTGGGCCGACCGCGGCCACGCCGACATCGTCGAGGTGGTCATCGCCGAGCCGGGGGAAGATCTGGCACAGCTGCCCGGCGCTCTCGTGCTGGCCGTCGGTGCGCGCGGCGCCGACGCGGTGGACGCCGTGCGGGCGGCGAGCGGGGCCGGGGCCGTTGCCGTGGCTGTCAGGGCCGGCGCGGACGGGCGGTTGCCGGAGCCGGTACGCCGGGCCGCCGACGAGGCCGGCATCGCCGCACTGGGCATTCCGGACGGCGTTCGCTGGGACCGGGTGGCGGCGGACGTCCGCGGCCTGGTGGAGGGCGCGGCGCGCGGCCCCGCGCCCGACCGCCGAGGCGACCTCTTCTCGCTGGCCCAGACCGTGGCCACCCTGACGCACGGTGTGGTCAGCATCGAGGACGGGGCGCACCGCGTCATGGCGTACTCGGACTCCGGTGACGAGGCCGACGAGCTGCGCCGCCGTTCCATCCTGGGGCGCACCTGCCCCGAGCCGTACCTCGCGATGCTCCGGCAGTCGGGGGTCTTCCGGCGGGTACGCGACGGCCAGGACGTCGTCCAGGTCGAGGCGCGGCCCGAACTGGGGGGACGCCGCCGGCTCGCCATCGGCATCAACGCCGGCAGCCGGCCGCTCGGCACGATCTGGGTGCAGGAGGGGTCCCGGCCGCTCGCCGACCGGTCGGACGAGGCGCTGCGCGGCGCCGCCCGGCTCGCCGCCTCGCAGTTGGTCGACCACTGGTTCCACGGCGACTCGGCCGCCCGTCTCCCGTCCCGTGCGGGCCTCGCGCACGGTCTGCTGACCGGCCGGTTCAACTCGGCCGCACTCGCCGCGCACCTGGGGATCGCGCCCACCGCCACGGCTGCCGTCGTCGCGTTCGATCTGCGGGAGCCCGGAAGCAGTGATGCCACCTGGCGGGACGCCCGGCGGGCCGAAGCGGCCGAGATCGTCTCCGTACACGCCGCGTCCTACCGGCGCAGCGCCCTCGTCGCGGAGGCGTGCGGGCAGATCTACGCCATGCTGCCCGAGTCGTCCGCCTGCCCGCGGGGGGACGACGGGGCGCTCACGCGCTGGGCCGAGGATCTGGTGGGGGCGCTGCGCCGCCATCTGCGCACCCCGGTCCAGGCCGTGGTCGCAGGAACCGCCGCGCGGCTCGACGACATCCCGGACGTGAAGCTGCGCGGTCACCACGGTCTGCGGGTGCTCGCCCGCACCCCGGACCGGCAGGTCGCCACCCACGGCGACCTGACCGCCTCCCTCATGGTGCGCGACGTGGTAGACCTGCTGGCCCGCAGCCCCGGCATCCGCCATCCCGCCCTGGAGGAACTGGCCGGCCACGACGCCCGCACCGGGACCGAGTTGTGCCGCTCACTCCTCCAGTACCTGGACGCCTTCGGTGACGTGGCGGCGGCGGCGAAGGAACTGAACGTGCATCCCAACACCCTGCGCTACCGGATACGCAAGGCGGTCACCCTGACCGGCCTCGACCTGGACGATCCGGAGCACCGGCTCGCCGCCGTACTCCAGTTGAGGCTGTCCCTGGCACCGCCGGGCACCAGCCCGTTCCCCGGCGGGTGACCGGGAGCGGCCGGCCGAGCCCGGTGACCGGTGTGGCCTGATTCCGGCAGGGGCGACTGTCCAGTCGTACAGCCGAGGGCGTCCATCCCTGTCCGGCCGGACAACCAACGGACGGGCGGCGGTGGTTAGGTTCACATCCCGTTCGCGTTCTGCGACGGCGAGCCTCCACCTCCCCGAAACCGGAGCAGACCCATGACCGAATCCGTCGGCACGCCCCCACGGACCGCACCCGTGGAATCCGCCGAATCCCCTGCCGGCATGCGGCGCATCGCCACCGCGAGCTTCATCGGCACGGCCATCGAGTTCTACGACTACTACATCTACGGCACGGCAGCCGCTCTCGTACTCAACGAGGCGTTCTTCCCCGAGCTCTCGAAGACCGCGGGCACCCTGGCCACCCTCTCCACCTTCGCCGTCGGGTTCGCCGCACGCCCCCTCGGCGCGGCGGTCTTCGGCCACTTCGGAGACCGCGTGGGGCGCAAGGCCGTGCTCGTCGTCTCACTGCTGATGATGGGGCTCTCCACCGGTCTGATCGGCCTCCTCCCCGGATACGCCACGCTCGGTGTCTGGGCTCCGGTCCTGCTGGTGCTGCTCCGGGTGGTCCAGGGACTCGGGCTGGGCGGCGAGTGGGGCGGCGCGGCACTCCTCGCCGTCGAACACGCACCGAAGAAGAAGCGCGGCCTGTACGCGGCGGCTCCCCAAATGGGCTCCCCCGTCGGCTACTTCTTCGCCACGGTGACGTTCCTGCTGATGTCGACCCTCCTCGACGACGCCTCGTTCGCGAGCTGGGGCTGGCGCATCCCCTTCCTGCTCTCCTTCGTCCTCGTCGCGGTCGGCCTGGTCATCCGGCTGAAGATCTCCGAGACTCCGGCCTTCTCGAAGGTGGTGGAGCACCGGGAGACGACCAAGGCCCCGCTGCTGGATGCCTTCCGCCACCACCCGAAGGAGATGCTGCTCGGCGCGGGCATGATCACCGTGGTGTACGTGATGTTCTACACGGCCGCGACGTACTGCATGACGTACACGACCGGCACCCTGGGCATCCCGAAGAACGACATGCTCGCCCTCACCCTGGTCGCCGTCACCGTGCTCGGCCTGTCCACGTTCTTCGTCGCCCGCTGGTCGGACCGGGTCGGCCGCCGCAAGCTGATCATCGCGGGCGCCGCCTTCGGTGTGGTCTGGGGTGCGGTGCTCTTCCCGCTCCTGGACACCGGCAACTACGTCCTGGTCGCGATCGCGCTGAGCGGCGCCCTGCTCTGCATGGGCATCATCTACGGACCGGCGGGCGCCTACATGCCCGAGCTGTTCGGCACCCGTATGCGCTATTCGGGTGCCGGGTTCTCGTACAACCTCGGTGGTGTGCTCGGCGGCGCCGCGGCGCCACTGATCGTCACGGCGCTGGCCGAGGCGTACAGCCCGTCGGTGGGCGGCTGGTTCATGAGTGCCATGGCCCTGCTCTCGCTGGTCTGTGTCCTCGCCCTCCCCGAGACCAGGGAACGCGACCTCGACACGGTCTGAACACCGACCGCCGCCCGCAGGGACGTCCCCTCCTCGTGCGGCTCCCGCGGACACGGCCCGTACCGGGACTGCGGTACGGGCAGTGTTCCGGGTACGCCCCGGGGAGCCGGACCGCCGCTGTACGGACACAGTGGACGGAGACGACATCAGCGGAAGCGGAGACGCCATGGAGAGCAAGGACACCGGGACCGGGCTGCGCTGTCTGGTGACAGGGGCGACGGGATACATCGGAGGCCGGCTCGTGCCCGAGCTGCTTGACGCCGGGCACCGCGTGCGCTGCCTGGCGCGTACCCCCGAGAAGCTGCGGGACCAGCCCTGGGCGGACAGGGTGGAGACCGTCAAGGGCGACGTGACCGACGCGGAGTCGCTGCGCGCCGGCATGCGGGACATCGACGTCGCCTACTACCTGGTGCACGCGCTGGGCACCGGCGCCGGTTTCGAGGAGAAGGACCGCGAGGCCGCGCGGACCTTCGGCCGGGAAGCGCGGACCGCGGGCATCCGGCGCATCGTGTATCTCGGCGGACTCACTCCCTCGGACGTCCCGGAGACGGAGCTGTCCCCGCATCTCCGCTCCCGGGCCGAGGTCGGCCGCATCCTCCTCGACTCCGGTGTGCCGACCACCGCGCTGCGCGCCGCCGTCATCATCGGCTCGGGGTCCGCCTCCTTCGAAATGCTGCGCTACCTCACCGAGCGGCTGCCGGTGATGGTCACGCCCAGCTGGGTGTCGACGAGGATCCAGCCGATCGCCGTCCGCGACGTCCTGCGCTATCTCGTGGGCAGTGCCCGGATGCCGGACGAGGTGAACCGCACCTTCGACATCGGCGGACCCGACGTCATCACGTACCGCGACATGATGCAGCAGTACGCGCGGGTGGCCGAGTTGCCGCACCGGCTGATCCTGCCGGTGCCGATGCTGAGTCCGGGGCTCTCCAGCCACTGGATCGGGCTGGTCACCCCGGTGCCCCGGTCGCTCGCCCGCCCGCTCGCCGAGTCGCTGCGCCACGAGGTGGTGTGCCACGAGCACGACATCGCCCGCTACGTCCCCGACGGGCCCGGGCAGCCCTTCTCCTTCGACACCGCGCTCGCCCTCGCCCTGCAGAGAGTCCGCGAGGCCAACGTGACCACCCGGTGGTCCTCCGCGTCGACGCCGGGCATTCCCAGTGACCCGCTGCCCACCGACCCGGACTGGGCGGGCGGCAGCCTCTACAGCGATGAGCGGGAATGCGACGTCGATGCCACGCCCGCGGCGCTCTGGCGCGTCATCGAGGGCATCGGCGGCGACAACGGCTGGTACTCGTTCCCGCTGGCCTGGGCCGTGCGGGGCTGGCTCGACCGGATGATCGGCGGCGTGGGACTGCGCCGCGGCAGGCGGGACGCGGCGCGGCTCAGGGTCGGTGACTCACTGGACTTCTGGCGGGTCGAGGAGATCGAGCCCGGGCACCTGTTGCGGCTGCGCGCCGAGATGCGCCTGCCGGGTCTGGCCTGGCTGGAGATGTACTGCGAGGAGGGCCCGAACGGACGGGCCCACTACCGGCAGCGGGCGGTCTTCCACCCGCGCGGGCTGCTGGGCCACGCCTACTGGTGGAGCGTCTCCCCGTTCCACGCGGTCGTCTTCGGCGGCATGGCGCGCAACATCGCACGCGCGGCCACCACTGCCACGCCACCCACACAGGTGAAATCCGCGGCACTTCGCTGAACCGCGCATCCGGGAGGCCCGGTGGAACAGAAGGGTGTCACTGTTCCGCTTCGAGTCCCACCAGAGGTGCCACCATGACCGTCGCAGTCGTCCTGTTCACGTCCAATCTGCGGCTGCACGACAATCCGCCCCTGCACACGGCCATCGGCGCGGCGGACGAGGTGGTTCCGCTGTTCGTCCTGGACGAGGACATCGCGGACTCGGGTTTCGGTGTGCCCAACCGTCGGGCCTTCCTCGCGGACTGTCTGCGCGACCTCGACGCCGGCCTCCGTGACCGGGGAGGACGCCTGGTGATCCGCTCGGGCCGGCCGGCCGAGGAAGTCTGCCGTGTCGCCGCCGAGGTGTCGGCCCACGACGTGTACACGGCCGCGGGAGTGACGGCGTACGCGCACCTGCGCGAGGAGCGGCTCCGCACCGCGCTGGAGGCGCAGGGTCGCCGGCTGCACGTCCACGACGGCGTGGTCACCGCCGTCGCCCCGGGCGCGGTGACCCCGACGGGCTCGGGTTCCGACCACTTCGCGGTGTTCACACCGTACTTCCGGCGGTGGTCCGGAGAACCGGTCCGGGAGGCGTTCCCGGCACCGCGTGCCGTACGCGTCCCGGACGGCCCCGGATCGGAGGCCGTCCCCTCCCGTACGGCCGTTCCGGGTGTCGCCGAAGGGCTGGCCCCGGGCGGCGAGACCGAGGCACGCAAGCGGTTCACCGCGTGGCTGAGGCACGGAATCACGGAGTACGAGGACCTTCACGACGATCTCGCGGGCGACGCCACCTCACGGTTCTCCCCCCATTTGCACTTCGGCACCCTCTCCCCCGTCGAAGTGATCCACCGGGCCCGCGCGGCGGGCGGTGCGGGCGCCGACGCCTTCGTACGACAGGTGTGCTGGCGGGACTTCCACCATCAGGTCCTCGCCGCCCGTCCGGCCGCCGCGCACGCCGACTACCGGGCTCGGCAGGACCGGTGGCGCACCGAGCGGTCAGCGGCCGACGAGATCGAGGCGTGGAAGGAGGGCCTGACCGGCTACCCGGTCGTGGACGCCGCCATGCGGCAGCTGCGTCACGAGGGATGGATGCACAACCGCGGACGTCTGCTCACCGCGAGCTTCCTCGCCAAGACCCTGTACGTCGACTGGCGGATCGGTGCGCGGCACTTCCTGGACCTGCTGGTGGACGGCGATGTCGCCAACAACCAGCTCAACTGGCAGTGGGTGGCCGGCACGGGCACGGACAGCCGGCCCAATCGCGTGCTCAACCCCGTACTCCAGGGCAAGCGGTACGACCCCGAGGGCGCGTACGTACGCCGCTGGGTGCCCGAGCTGAGCGGGATCGAGGGCGGTGCCGTGCACGAGCCGTGGAAGCTGACGGGGCTGGACCGCGCCCGGTACGACTATCCGGAGCCCGTCGTGGAGCTCGCCGAGGGGCTTGCGCGGTTCAAGGAGGCACGCGGTCTGTCGTGAGGCACCCGGAAGAGCTGCTCATGAGCCACCGGGGAAGCGGCCCGGAAGCCGCCGGGAGGGCTGCCCGTACCCGCGATCCCGCCGCCCGTACCGCATCCCTTTCGTACGACTGGGGCCGTGGTGTTGTCCTCGGTGGAGCACGACGGCCCGCCGCCGAGGATCTAGCGTCTCGGGAACCACCCCGAGGCGAGGAGCGGCACGTGAACTGGCTCATCCATGACTACCGCGAGGACGATCTGGCGGCGGTCGTCCATCTCATCGACACGACGGCGGACCTCGGCCAGGAGTCCGTCTTCCCGCTCGCCGAGTGCATCAGCGCCCTGACCTCCCGTCAGCCCGCGGTGGTCGCCGTCCACCGCGGCCGGCCCATCGGCGCGGCGCTGGCCCATGTGTCCGGCGGCCGGGCCTGGGTGATGCGGATCGCCATCGAGCCGGCCTGGCGCGGCCGGGGCCTGGCCAGCGCACTGCTGGTGGAGCTCGAACGCCGGCTGATCGAGGCGCGGGTGCGCCGCATCGCCTATGTGCTGGCGGAGGAGGAAATGCTGGGTGAGGGGCTGCGGAAGGCGGGGTACACGCGGCGGCCCGCAGTCGCCTACTTCGAGAAGGCAGAACCGGCCACGGGCACCCCGGCCGACCTCCTGACGGAGCTGGGCGGGCGGGTGCTGTCCGGTGACCTGTGGGACAAGGTGGCCGGCATGGAGGCGGAGAAGAGTCTCATCGAGCGCCGTGTCGTCATGCCGCTGGCCGAACCCGAGCGGGCGGCCCGGCACGGCGTCGTACCGCCCCGAGCCATCACCCTGTTCGGCCCGCCGGGCACCGGCAAGACCACCTTCGCCCGGGCCATCGCCTCGCGCCTCGGCTGGCCCTTCGTCGAGCTTCTGCCGTCCCGCCTGGCCGACGAGGGCAATCTCGCCGCCGCACTGCGCACGGCGTTCGCCCGGATCGCCGAGCTGGAACGGGTGCTGGTCTTCATCGACGAGGTCGAGGAGATAGCACCCGTACGCGGGGAGCGTCCGGAGCCCGGCATGCATGGCGTCACCAATGAACTCCTCAAGCTCATCCCCGGCTTCCGGGAGCGGGACGAGCGGCTTCTGGTGTGCGCCACCAACTCCATCCGGTCCCTCGACCCGGCCTTCCTGCGGCCGGGCCGGTTCGACTACCTCGTCCCGATCGGCACCCCGGACGCCGCGGCCCGTGCGGCGATCTGGTCGCGGTATTCGGCCCGGCGGGACGACGTCGACGTGGACGCGCTGGTCGCGGCGAGCGAGCTGTTCACCCCGGCCGACATCGAACACGCGGCCCGGACGGCGGCCCAGGCCGCCTTCGAACGCGACTTCGCCGAGGCCGGCGCGGATACCGGGGACTACCTCGCCGCCCTCGGCCAGTGCCGGCCGACCGTCACCCCGGCCGTCGTCGCCGAGTTCGCCGCCGACATCACCACGCACGCCCGGACCTGAGAGGACATGGGGCTGCTCGGCGCCATCGTGCCCCCGTACGGACCCGGCCCGTCGGCGCGTCATGACGGAGCGGGGCAGCTCGCCGGGCAGACTTTCCCCATGGCCAACGTAACGAAAGCAGTCCTCGAAGGCGGCCCCGACGATCTTCCGGAGCGGATCGTCCCCGTCGACGAACCCGGGCTCGACATCAAGATCCCGTTCCGCGGCGGGTACGAGCACTTCAAAGCGACGGACCGTCACGAGGAGACGGACAAGGGTCAGTTGCCCGTGTACACGTGGTGGGAGCGCACGGAGGTACCCGGCTGACCGCAGCCCGACCGATACGTTGCGGACACTCCCGACAGGCCCTAGCGCTCCAGTGCGCAGCCGGTGGCTGCCCGCGCATAGGAGTGCAGCGCGCTGATCACCTCCGGCCGCGACCGCCGGCCGGCAAGCACGTCCATCTGGTAGCCGTCCTCCATCGCCACGAAGTTCGAGGCGGTCATGCGCGTCGTGTCCGACAGCGTGAAGTGGCCCTGGGACTCGCCGAGCACCAGGATTCCCTGGTAGACCCCGATCTGGCGCTCCGTCAGAACGCTGTCGAGGGCAGCGGCCTTCGGGTCCCGCAGGGTGCGGGGCCAGTACTCGAAGAGAAGTCGTGGCAGCTGGTCCTGCGGGCCGGCTGCCACGCCGGACGCGATGCAGGTACGCAGCCGGTCCCGCGCGTCCGTGTGCTGCTCGGCAGCCGCGTCGCGGTCCCGGCAGAACCGCTCGATGGCCTGCTGGAAGGTCTCGTACATCAGCGCGTCGAGGTCTTCGTAGTAGTAGAGGACCGCCGCGGGCGTGACACCCGCCTCCTCGGCCACGTCCCGCAGCCGCAGCCCTTCGAGGCCCCGGCTCAGCAGTGCCCGTCCGGCGGCCTCGCTCAGCTGCGCCCGCCGCGCCTCCTGGTCCTTGCGCCGTGCCACCGCGCCCCTCGCTCTCTCATTCACTGAAGCAGAACGAAAAGATACCTCTCCAGGGCTTGACCGCGCCATCGGCGTTTCGTTAAATCACCGTTTAACGAATCGAGGTCGCCTCGTGCCACCTCCTCCTGGAAGGCAGTCATGACCACAGACGCCGTCGGGGCCGCACCGGAGCCCCCGCCCCACGCCCCACCACTGACCGAGAAGGGACTGCGGGGCGACTCCGTCGGCCTGCTCGCCACGGTCGCGCTCGGACTGGCCTCCGTGGCCCCGGCGTACAGCATCGCCATCACTCTGGGCCTGGTGACCCTGGTGGTCGGCGATCTCGCCCCCGCCGCCCTGCTCCTCGGCTTCGTCCCGATCCTGCTCACCGCGTTCGCCTTCCGGGAGCTGAACCGGGAGATGCCCGACTGCGGAACCACCTTCGTATGGAACACCCGCGTCTTCGGCCCCGCCTTCGGCTGGCTCGCGGGCGGCTGGACGGTCCTGTGCGCCACCGTCATCGCCATGACCGCGCTCGCCCAGGTCGGCGCGTCCGCCCTGCTCGGCTTCCTGGGCCTGGACGCGGCGGCCGGCAGCACCCCGGCCGTCACCGCCGTCGCGGTGCTGCTGCTCGCGCTGGCGGTCGCCGTCGCCTACCGAGGGATCCAGCTCGCCGCCCACGTCCAGTACGCGATGCTCGGGCTCCAGCTCGTCGCCCTGCTCGCGTTCGGCGTCACGGCGCTCGCCCGCGACGGTGCGGCCTCCCCGTCCCTGAGCTGGCTCGACCCCTTCGGCTTCGACAGCTTCGCGTCCTTCTCGGAGGCGGTCCTGCTGTGCCTCTTCATCTACTGGGGCTGGGACGCGCTCATCACCTTCAACGAGGAGACGGTCGACAGCGCGCGCACCCCGGGCAGGGCGGCCGTGACATCCACTCTGATCCTGCTCGTCACCTACCTGTTCACCGCCTTCGCCGCGGTCTCCTTCGCCGGCACCGGGAGCTCGGGGCTCGGACTGGGGAACGAGGAGACGGCCGCCGATGTCCTCACCGGTCTCGCGCCCGCGGTACTCGGCGACGGCCTGGCCTCACTGGTACAGCTCGCCATCGGGGTCTCGGCCGTCGGCGCCCTGCTGACGTGCACGGTCTCCACTCCGCGCGCCACGCTGTCCATGAGTGCGCACGGCGCCCTCCCCGCCGCCTTCGGCCGCATACATCCCCGCTTCCGGACCCCCGCATTCGGCACGGTGTTCTTCGGCGCCGCGGCGGCCGTCGTGCTGACTCTCCTCACGCTGGTCTCCGCGGACTTCCTCGGCGACGCCGTGCTCTCGGTCGGCCTGCTGATCGCCTTCTACTACGGCGTCACCGGACTCGCCTGCGCCTGGCACTTCCGCGGACACCTGCGCCGCTCCCCGCGCGACCTGCTCGTCAAGGGCGTCATGCCGGCCACGGGCGGCCTGATGATGCTGGCGGCCTTCCTGCGCAGTGCCTACGACATGCTCGACCCCGCCTACGGCTACACGTCCCTTGGCGGTGTCGGCGGAGTCTTCCTGCTCGGCGTCGGCTCCCTCGCGCTCGGGGCGGTCGTCATGCTCCTCATCCGCTCCCGCCACGCCCGCTTCTTCCACCACGGCCGTACGTCCGTCGTCACCCTGCCCGCCACGGAGAACTGAACACCCATGCGCACACTCGCCATCGCCGCCGTCCAGACCACCCCCGTACCGCACGATCTGCGCGCCACCTGGGAGCGCTTTGCCGACCGGGTACGCGCGGTGCGCGACACCTTTCCCCATGTGCAGCTCGTTGTCGTGCCCGAGCTGATGCTCGCCGCCGAGGCGCCGCTGCTCCAGGCCCGCGCCGACTGGATGCGGGAGGCCGCCGTGGCGATCCCGGGCCCGCTCACCGACCGCGTCTGCGCCCTGGCCCGGGAGACCGGTCTGTGGCTGATACCCGGCAGCCTCTACGAGCGGGCCGACGACGGGAACACGTACAACACCGCCCTCGCGGTCTCCCCGGCAGGCGAGATCGTGGCCCGGTACCGCAAGATCTTCCCGTGGCAGCCGTACGAACAGGCCAGCCCCGGCAGTGAGTTCGTCGTCTTCGACCTGCCCGGGATCGGACGTGCCGGCCTCGCCGTCTGTTACGACGGCTCGTTCCCGGAGACCGCCAGGCAGCTCGCCTGGCTCGGCACCGAGGTCATCC
The Streptomyces sp. NBC_00234 DNA segment above includes these coding regions:
- a CDS encoding VOC family protein is translated as MNWTLEVIPVPVTDMDRSKAFYADQVGFKVDLDDEVAPGMRIIQLTPPGSRCSIAMLHGMPAAPGMKEMAPGTLQGLQVCVTDIEAARAELVDRGVDVSPVRHVGATGWEDGKGETWNSFMSFEDPDGNGWVVQEAPSELSER
- a CDS encoding gamma carbonic anhydrase family protein, with product MLITHEGCSPTVHPTAYVAPTATLCGDVRVGAGCRVLFGAVLTSEGGPVEVGDGSIVMENAVLRGTRRDPLILGRQVLVGPTSCLTGCRVEDEVFLATGSRVFNGARIGTRSEVRINGIVHLRTVLPADSTVPIGWVAVGDPARILPPDDHATIWAVQKELDFPGYVFGLDRPADGESLMPAVSERFGRALGRHRDDQEI
- a CDS encoding SMP-30/gluconolactonase/LRE family protein, producing MVNNLYEVLDERFRTGRCTNGDVRLERLHADCRWAEGPLYLPAWRQLIWSDIPNDRLLRWDEATGAIGVFRSPAGHINGNTLDREGRLVSCEQGNRRVTRTEHDGRVTVLADRFEGKRLNSPNDSVVRSDGSVWFTDPDFGITSDYEGYRAESELGSCDVYRIDPVTAEVRRVADGFGGPNGLVFSADERQLYVADTRARQIRVFDVPEGGTLSDGKVFAERTDGGFDNIRMDDEGRLWAAAFDDGVHCYDPDGTLIGRLHVPEPVSNIAFGGPKNNRLFITATTSLYSLVMAVTGLPRVAGGPARG
- a CDS encoding Lrp/AsnC family transcriptional regulator, giving the protein MDETDRALIAELQRDATQAYAALGAAVGLSAGAAHERVRKLRERGVIRRTTVEVEPAALGQGVLAFVMVDSSAWMGDSAAAFAAIPEIQEAHVIAGAASVLVKVRTGTTEQLQQVLRRLYAIEGVSGTQATVALETFFERPVSAG
- a CDS encoding PucR family transcriptional regulator — encoded protein: MEQAEENMGSAVSTQLRRLVQDMGIDATWADRGHADIVEVVIAEPGEDLAQLPGALVLAVGARGADAVDAVRAASGAGAVAVAVRAGADGRLPEPVRRAADEAGIAALGIPDGVRWDRVAADVRGLVEGAARGPAPDRRGDLFSLAQTVATLTHGVVSIEDGAHRVMAYSDSGDEADELRRRSILGRTCPEPYLAMLRQSGVFRRVRDGQDVVQVEARPELGGRRRLAIGINAGSRPLGTIWVQEGSRPLADRSDEALRGAARLAASQLVDHWFHGDSAARLPSRAGLAHGLLTGRFNSAALAAHLGIAPTATAAVVAFDLREPGSSDATWRDARRAEAAEIVSVHAASYRRSALVAEACGQIYAMLPESSACPRGDDGALTRWAEDLVGALRRHLRTPVQAVVAGTAARLDDIPDVKLRGHHGLRVLARTPDRQVATHGDLTASLMVRDVVDLLARSPGIRHPALEELAGHDARTGTELCRSLLQYLDAFGDVAAAAKELNVHPNTLRYRIRKAVTLTGLDLDDPEHRLAAVLQLRLSLAPPGTSPFPGG
- a CDS encoding MFS transporter; its protein translation is MTESVGTPPRTAPVESAESPAGMRRIATASFIGTAIEFYDYYIYGTAAALVLNEAFFPELSKTAGTLATLSTFAVGFAARPLGAAVFGHFGDRVGRKAVLVVSLLMMGLSTGLIGLLPGYATLGVWAPVLLVLLRVVQGLGLGGEWGGAALLAVEHAPKKKRGLYAAAPQMGSPVGYFFATVTFLLMSTLLDDASFASWGWRIPFLLSFVLVAVGLVIRLKISETPAFSKVVEHRETTKAPLLDAFRHHPKEMLLGAGMITVVYVMFYTAATYCMTYTTGTLGIPKNDMLALTLVAVTVLGLSTFFVARWSDRVGRRKLIIAGAAFGVVWGAVLFPLLDTGNYVLVAIALSGALLCMGIIYGPAGAYMPELFGTRMRYSGAGFSYNLGGVLGGAAAPLIVTALAEAYSPSVGGWFMSAMALLSLVCVLALPETRERDLDTV